The genomic interval TGACACCAATCCTTTGGGGGTAACTAAGATTCTTCGGAAAAGTTCATCTGAACTCAAGTGGCTCTCTTCTCTTCACTCCATACACATTTTTGGGTCCCCAGGTTTATTGTCATCACTCAACTCCTTTAGTTTTCGGAGTCACCATTCTCTAGAGCTATTTCTTAGGATTCCAACCAATAATAGTTGTCTTCGATTTTTGAATATCAATAGATTTCTAACTCTCAAGTATTTGCCAGAACAGATTAACACTCTCACACGCCTTCAAGAATTGATTGTTTATGAGCTTCTATGTCCGAAGTCATTTGCAGAATTAAACCTTCCATTAACAAACATGAGCTAAACCTtccattaaaaatttaagatgtCTTCTGGAAATATACTGTTTGCTTGACCTAAGCACTTTAATCTATTAAACCGATTTTCAGTGGTAGCCATCCtttttgttttagaatgaaagaataaagaaagcCAAAAACTATGAATTCTACACAACATCTactgtttttctttaaaatattaattaaatattatttaactttgtcgttttctaaatgtttttaatagttttgataGAATAccataatttctttaattgatcacaataaatattttagtaaaaataggaatttgaaatttttctttgaaatcgACTGTGAATAATTGCAACTCTTAAAGTGTATATGGACGACTCATCACGCACTTCGAGACTAGATCTAAAACATATCAATCTTTATTGCTTTATCTTTGAAGAGTGGACTTCAATTCCGTCATGGAGtttgcatcttcttcttctttatcatcatcatcttcatccttcTTAACATCAGAACCCCATTTCATACACGATGTGTTCATCAACTTTGGTGGAGAAGACATCGGTAGAAGGTTTGTTTCTCATCTCCATTCTGTCCTTTTACAATCTCAAGTCAAAACTTTTATTAGCCAGGAGAATCTGCATGATGAGGGAATGAAGTTGGAAGAGCACATGAGAGCAATAGGACACACTAAGATTACAATAATCGTTTTCTCCAAATCATACACTGAATCTGCTTGCTCTCTTCTTGAGCTTGAAAAAATCATTGAATGCCACGAAACATTTGGCCAAATAGTTCTGCCCGTATTTCACGAGATTGACCCATTGGATGTACGTCATCAGAAGGATGATTTTGGAAAAGCTTTGGAAGACACTGCACACAGAAGCTATTCAGGAGAACAACTGCAACATGCGCGGTCAAGGTGGAGCAGTGCACTCAATAGAGTTGCAGGTATGACTGGTTGGGATGTCAGACATTTCGGGTAAACAAATGAATCCTTCCTACTTTCCTTGGTTTCAGAGTGAATGAAGCATATGTTAaggttgtgttttaattttggtaACACATTATGATTCATCTTGAAGGCATGATGCTGCACTTGTAGACGTAATTGTTAACCGCGTCAAGACATTACTGGACTATAGAGACTTGTTTATTACCAGCTATCCTGTTGGATTAGAGTCCCGCGTGGAAGACGTGATTAAATGTATTGAAAATCAATCCACCAAAGTGTGTATGATAGGAATATGGGGAATGGGAGGATCAGGTAAAACAACCCTAGCCAAAGCCATCTACAATCGAATTTATCGTAAATTCATTGGTAAGAGTTTTATTGAGAATATTAGAAAAGTTTGGGatctaaaatatgaaaaatatgttcttttgcAAGAATATCTCCTTTCTGATGTCCTAGAATCCAAGTTGAAGGTGAAAAGCGTTGGGATGGGAAGAACTATGATCCAGAATGAATTTTCTCGAAAAAAGTTGCTCATTGTGCTTGATGATGTGAATGAGTTTGGCCAATTAGAAAACCTATGCGGGAGGCGTGAATGGTTCGGTCAAGGAACTGTGATAATAATTACAACTAGAGATTTTCACTTGCTGAACCAACTCAAAGTTAATTATGTATATGAAATGGATCTTTTGAACGAAAATGAGTCACTTGAGCTTTTTAGTTCGCTTGCCTTCGGAGatgcaaaagcaaaagaagactTCAGTGAGCTTTCAAGAAACGTTGTTGCTTATTGTGGAGGACTACCTCTGGCTCTTGAAGTGCTTGGTGCTTATTTATTTGACCAGACGTCAAAGAGAGTGTGGGAAGGAGTATTGTCGATACTAGAAAAAATTCCCAATAAGGAGGTTCAGCGGAAATTAAGAATAAGCTTTGATAGTTTAAGCAATGACATGGAGAAGGATATATTACTTGATGTATGTTGTTTCTTTATAGGTAAAGACAGAGGTTATGTCACAGAAATACTAAATGGTTGTGAACTATGTGCTGATGTTGGAATACCGGTTCTCATAGAACGTAGCCtcataaaagtagaaaaaaacaacaaacttgGAATGCATCCTTTACTACAAGAAATGGGAAGAGAGATCATTCGTGAAAACTCAAGAAAGGACCCCGGGAAGCACAGTCGACTGTGGTCTCAAAAGGAAGTAGTTGAAGTATTGACAAAGAATACTGTAAGTACATTTCCTGTGCAcggttttcattttcttttaaaagtgtTTTCTTTGCCGTGTTTAATGTAAGTGTAGTTAGGCTCAGCTGAGCCAACAAAAAACATTTCTCGATTTATTTCCCTATGCTCTTTACATAACAGGGGACTGAAGCTATTGAGGGATTGGTTTTGAAAATGGATTTAACCAGCAGAGATTGCTTCAAAACCGACTCTTTCAAGAAAATGGAGAGATTGAGACTCTTGCAACTCCATCATGTACAACTTGATGGAAATTATGCGTACCTTTCTAAGCAACTGAAATGGATCTCTTGGCACGGCTTTCCTTCAAATTCTCTGCCAAACAGCTTTTGTATGAATGATGTAATTGCTATTGATTTAAAGTACAGTCATCTTCGATTCGTCTGGAAACAATCCCAGGTATTTAtaacatgtttttcttctaaaagtTATAGGttgattaaaatagaaatagtaATTGTTTCTATTTGCtactatttcatttttttattttattctctaatatttgtcaaaaaaaaaaatcttgtagGATTTGAAGTGGCTAAAATTCCTTAATCTCAGTCACTCCATGTACTTGAGAGAAACCCCTGACTTTTCTAGACTACCAAGTCTTGAGCAGCTCATTCTCAAAGATTGTCCAAGTTTATTAGGGATACACAAATCCATTGGTGATCTctgtaatattttattgataaatttgaagGATTGTACAAGCCTAAGCAATCTCCCCAAAGAGATATACAAGTTGAAATCTGTGAAAACATTCATCCTTTCTGGTTGTTCAAAGATTGACAAATTGGAAGAAGATATAGCACAGATGGAATCCTTGACAACTCTAATTGCTGATAATACTGCTGTGAAACAGGTCCCCGTTTCAATAGTAACCTCGAAAAGCATTGGATATATATCCTTATGCGGATTTGAAGGACTGGCACGAAATGTTTTTCCTTCTATAATCCTGTCTTGGATGTCACCAACAATGAATCCCCTGTTATTTATGCGTCCGTTTTCTGGCACATCATGTTCTCTGGTTTCAATGAATACACAGGATAATACTTTGAGTGAACTTGCACCAATGCTTAGAAGCCTTCCAAATCTTCGAAGTGTTTTGCTGCGATATGAGACAGAGTCTCAACTATCTAAAGATGTAGAAACCTTTCTGGTTGAACGTGCTGTAAATGTTGCAGAATTAGGAATTTCAAGGCATCACTTGAGGTCATCTTTGATTGGAGTTGGAAGTTACAAAGCATTCTTTGAAATTCTCAACGATAGAATATCTAAGGTTAATTCCTTCTCTAGATTTTTCCTTTCTCTACTATACGGTCAATTTTAGCTACTAATTAAGACAGCTTGAACTAATCCTTATGATGCgtctaaaagaaaattcaacTAGTATTTGTTAGATTTCTCATTGAAcgtaaaagaaagttgaaagatATCCTGAGACATAAACAGAAATACATTATAGATTCATATTGATCTGCTGTTGATATATATACTGAACTAATCTATAAAccaaatttgtttgaattagttATCATTGCTGAGTTTCAATTTATACAATAAGTGATCAGGGATTCGATCTCCAAGTTTCTGtgtatagaaaaatatttgttaaaagagGAGTCTCATATATGAATATCattcaatatttcaaaaacttagTCATGAGTTTGGGATGAGAAAATGGGAGTTATaggaaaagaaatcaaatttagGTTATTATAACTCAGAACTAAAACTAAAGCTTGATGAAATTTTCAGCATTCATGTATATCTGTCATTGCATTATTGATACACATCCTTCTACAGATTAAATTATGTGTCACTATAGACCATCATCATTACAATAAGGTCCTCTACATTTCACACTAATTCCCACTAATGGTCTTTAATGccattacaaaatttttaatgtaGAAAAGTAATTAACTCTTACTAATGTAATCTTAAATCCTCATTATATGCATCATTATTTTACAGATGAAAGCATGAATTATTCACCTTCTCTTGTAGTTTTTAATCTTCCCATATGGCAATTAACCgcttaaataaaagtataatttgcGTCCCCAAAAAGTTGTACaattcatttctattttattagaaatgctcattttgtaattttggaatgataaaagaattattGCAGCTTTAGTAGTCCATTGCATAATGACTAAGATTGTTTTCTCATATTACAGGGATTGGTAACCAATGAGGCTTCTGAAGTTTCACTCCCAATTGACAATAAACCTTATTGGTTGGCCCATATAGGTGAGGGACAGTCAGTGTTTTTCACTGTACCGGAGGACTGTGGCATGAAGGGAATGACTTTGTGTATTGTTTATTTATCAAACCCCGAAATCAAGCCCACCGAATGTCTTACTAGTGTCTTAATAGCTAATTACACAAAGCGCAGCCTGCAGATACACAGGCAAGAAACAGTGATTTCATTTAATGATGAAGATTGGCAGGAGATAATATCACATTTGGCAGGTGGAGACAAGGTGGAGATTTTTGTGACTTTTGGTCATGACTTGGTGGTCAAGAAAACGGCTGTCTATCTTATGTATGGTGAATCGAAAGATATAGAAATTGAGCTGACGAATTGTGAATCGAATGGTGTAGAAATTGAGCCGCCGCATTGTGAATCAATAGTTTCGAAAATGAGGCAATATGTATACCAAATGATATTGAAAGTATGCTGATCCATTGTGAAGCAAATGATATCAAAATTGCGGCTATGAATTCTGAATCAAATGTCTTGGAAATGAAGTCTGATCCTAAGCCAAACGGAAATGGCTGCATTAGATTCTTCAAGAAATTTGCACTGTGTGACTGGTAAGTCATATTCATATCCCTTTTATGGGAACAATTCAGAATCCCTTGTGCTCTGGAATTAAATCGTAGTGTCCTTGATTGTATTCAAATTCTTTGGATTTTGAGTACCTTATAGTGGGaaaattcatgtttattttcccCTGTTTCTCACTCTAACAGTTATGCCTCTTTGGTTGTCCtggattttttttgttgtattttccTTTTAGTAGTTATTTATGAATTGATGTCCATGTTTTTCCTTCTACACTTGTTTGCACAAAGTGTTAAACAGAACGTTTGAAAGAAATGAACATTTAGAGCTTTTAGTCAAAGGTTGTAAGCATCCCTCTGAGAAACGTGATTTAGGATTCAATAGCAACACCACTTTTAGTACCTTACAAGATCTCGTAGTGGATTTATTGTATGCTCTAGAGAGAACTAAAACAGTTCAAATAAGGAGCGGGTGATACTCAACTAGACAATATATTAGATAGATACTAGAATTGTCTAAGGATGCTAGATATGACTAGAATATTCAGGTTCCAGGAGTGGCTAGAATACCCACGTGCCAAGAGTGGCTATAATACTCAGGTACAAGGAGAGGCTAGAATACACAGACTAGATGCATTATCTAGGGGaaccaggagtgggtgaaacttaACTAGATAGTGTATCAATGAAATACTAGGATTGTCTAGGAATACTAGGagtgataaataaaattgtacaaCCAAGAGTGGGTTAAACTCAACTAGGAGTCTTAGATACTAgaagtggtgaagaatactgcaCAACCAGTATTCACTATCCTTTAGTGTTTTCTTGAGATTTCACCTAAAAAGCACGGGACATGTTGCATGTGTTTTGATTGTAGAGCCTTTAATAATATCACTATTAAATATAGACATCTTATACATGGGCTTGATGATTTTCTTGATGAATTGCATGGTGCATATTAATTCGTTAAGATTGATTTAAAATGTAGATACAATCAAATTAGGATTAGAGAAGGTGATGAATGAAAAGCTACTTTCAAACCAAATATGGTTTCTATGAATGGTTGGCTATGTCTTTTGGCTTAAGTAATGCTCTTAGTACTTTCATGAGATTAATGAACCATGTATTAAGAGATTTCATAGAAAAATTTGTTGTGGTGTACTTTGATGATATTCTTATCCATAGCACTTCACTTGAATTGCATGTTCATCATTTAAAATCTATCTTGTGTGAGCTTAGATATGtcaatcttgaaaaaaaaaaaatatcttttgcactaaccatgttatttttcttattattttacttcAAAAGGAACACATGTGGATGAGGAAAAGGTTTAGACTATTAAAAAATTGCCGATACCTAAGTCCATGACCAAAGTGAGAACTTTCCACGGCTTAACAAGTTTCTATAAGAGATTTGTGAAGAATTTTAGCAAATTGGCAACACCGTTCAAACAAGTGCTCAAGAAAAATGTTGGTTTCTAATGTGAAGAGATAATTAgactgtttttttaatttttgaaacttttcttttcatttttgaaaatggATGCCACGAGACACGAATGCCtagacaaacacaaaaaaactttcacaatattttgaaaataggtACCATACGACACGAGTAAttacacacacaaatatatatatatatatatatatatatatatatatatatatatatatatatatatatatatattgtttctgTATTTGAGGCACGGAATCGTTCGGCCAAACCCTTGCCCCTGCTCCCGATCGTCCTGCCTGCTTCGTCGGTTCGCGATCCTGACTGCTGCCTGGGGGGTCCTGTAAAGAgaacactccgacgctcaagtcagatagaGTTTTAACCAAAACGAGTGATTAAAATCAGGAAAACGTACTTTACCTGACCCTTGACTTCCTATTTATAGATTCTATATTCATAACCGCCCATTAATTGCCTTAAACCGCCGCATCTTCCGTTACTTTCCAATCAATACTCATGAATGCATTTCTATGCTTATATCCACTGACCGATCTACACTTACACCCTCTCTCATGACCCCAGCCGATCGGTCAACCCGTACCCCCTCCACTACACCAGCCCCCAAGCCCCGAGCGATGGCAAAAGCGAAGGGGTTGAACCTATTGAAAGAACTCCTGGCAACGAAACGTCTCAGCACCTCATCCATTCGATCATTCCCTCACCAATGGCCAAGATCCTTTTGCCCATCAATCACATCGGTTCACCGAAGAGTCACTTCTTCCCCTCCGTTAGATCCATCATCAATCGACGGCTTAGATTCTTTCTCAATCCTCCTTTTTCGGCTATAAAAGGTGGAGGGGCCCTCTCCCCATTCTCACACTCCCTTCTCCCTGTGCTCCATTTCCCGCTCTCAAACCATACCCTTCCCGTTCCAGCAACTTCTCAGGTAATGTCTTCGTCGTCGTGGTCTTTTGATGAgtttgaagatgaaggtcggGGGTACGCTGACGATGCGGTTGCTTCAACCTCCTCCCCTTCCTCCTCGTCGCCTCCTTCTAACCAAACCGTTCGGGAGGAAGCTCCTGACAAcgaggttgagtttaatgtagATAACTCCCTTGAATAGACCGGCCTCGCCCCGCCACCCGCCATTCCAGGTTACGACTGGGCTCCCCACGAAGCCCGAGGTTACCCGTCCTACTTCATCTCCACCTCCTCCATCATACGCCTGCTAGAATCCGTGGATCTAATGTCTAACCTCCGACGAGATTCCACCGACATATCTTTGGTGGTATGCCGATCCAACGAACGAGTATGCCACGGTCGGGAAGGATATGCTCTGGATTTCTTTTACGCTTACCTCAACCTCTTTCGCGACCTAGGAGTAAGACTCCCCTTCTCAGACTTCCAATGTGGTGTGCTTCGCGAATTAAACATCTGCCCGACCCAACTTCACCCGAACGGGTGGGCATTCATGCAAGCCTTTTCGGTCCTTTGCACTGGCTTGTTGCTGACACCCACCCCCGcctccttcctcttcttcttcaaggTCCAACCTCACCCCAACAAAAGTTGGATTTCCTTAGTCCCTATGAAGGACCATCAGCTCTTTACCTCGTTCAACTCTTCTTATAAAGACTTCAAGACTAACTTCATAAAAATAGCTATACGCGAACCCGGCCGACCCAAATACTTCTCTAATGGCACCCCCAAATTTCCCCTATATTGGACCGAACACCCCAACCAAGTTATCTCCTGGAAAGAGTCTGAAATGACCGATGACGAGTTAGAAGTAATCCGTCAAATCGATCAGCTACCCCGCAAGACCTCCTCTCGCAAACTCATAGAACTCATTGGGCCTAACACTCTACGAGCTAGGGTGTTCGGTAAGTTTTCTTGTAATCTTCTTGAACCGACTTGTCATTATTAACTTGCTAAGTTTGTGCCCTCCTTGCAGATTTCTTCGGCGGCATGGAAAAGCATCAAGCCTTTGCTCGTGCTTTGGCCCGCAAGAATCAGCGCAGCGGGCATGTCACCATCCCCTCCTCGTCCACTGCAATCCCTACAAGCTTCGCCCCTCCTCCACCATTAAGTGCCTCCAAAACTGACGACTCCAAGCCGATCGTCATCTCCTCCGCACCGAAAACCAAAGGGAGAAAACGCTCCGCCCAAGAAAAGACCCCTTctccaacaaaaagaaaaaggaactcCGACGCCCTGCTAACCGGTCCTCTTGACCCTAACATCCACGTGTCCGATCGCCTCGAATTCAACCTGACTCCAGAAGAACGAGAGCCCTTCAAGAAGCTAACTCCTTCGAAGGCTTCCGACATGGCCTATGAACTGCTTTCCCGAGCCGGCATCTGCTTGAACTACGACGTAGGAACCACCAAGCCTCTCCTGGTGTCTGAACTTGAGATTTCCAACAAGAAATTGGAAAAGCCCCAAGAGGATGTCGCCCTACTCACCGAAGGCCTCGAGAAAGCGAACAAAAAGGCGGAGGACGATCGGGCTAAGGCCGCTGCTTCCCTCCTTAAGTCCCAAAATGAAGTGAAACGCCTCCAACAGTCAGTGGACTCCCTAAGCCTTAGTCTTCAACAATCTTCCAATCAAATCAAACAGCTAACTTCGAAAAAGGCCGCCACCATAGCCGATCGGGATAAATCATTGGTTGACTTCGCAACCCTAGAGGATGAGCTGTGTGAGGAACGCCAGCGCGGGTTCGAGCAGGGTATCGCCCAATGTCATTACTTCTTTAAGTGTCCCCTTCAACATGAGGGTTTTCACATTATGAAGATCCTGGTGGATGGCCAGCTTGTCGATATCTCTCCCCAGCCCTCCACCGAAGTCGCCTCCGCCCCTGACCAGGCAGCCCCGAACGATGCCCCGCTAGTTCCCGACACTACTGAGGACTAATTACTTGTTTACCATCATGAACTGTACTTGCACCCCCTTATTCTCATGTTCCCCCTCGCCCTTATTTTGAACAGGACTTGTTATGTATCCCTACTCTTCGCGTGCTTCTATATGAACATTACATCGCCTTTATATTATGCCTACCGATCAACGCATCTACATCTCGTTTCGCACTTAACAATTAATGTATGTCTTTACATTTATACTCGACACGCTTACTATCCGTTCATCACCGACCGATAGAGAAATCACTTTTCTAACTCGCGTTTTTTAACAAAATCGTTCTCCTTTTCCGAAGACCGATCAGGAAATCACTTTCCCAACCTTCGCCGAACGGCTGTCCTTATACCTCCCGTCGAAGTCATTACTGACTTCTTTCCCTCAACAAAGTAAGGATATCATTTTCCTGATACTCCCTACTCCACCAAGTTTACAAGGTCATTTTCCTGACCTTTCCCGAACGGTCATCCTTATACCTCTCGTCGAAGTCATTTTTGACTTGACTTCTTTCCCCCAACAAGGTAAGGATATCATTTTCCTGATATTCCTTACTTCAAATTTACAAGGTCATTTTCNNNNNNNNNNNNNNNNNNNNNNNNNNNNNNNNNNNNNNNNNNNNNNNNNNNNNNNNNNNNNNNNNNNNNNNNNNNNNNNNNNNNNNNNNNNNNNNNNNNNNNNNNNNNNNNNNNNNNNNNNNNNNNNNNNNNNNNNNNNNNNNNNNNNNNNNNNNNNNNNNNNNNNNNNNNNNNNNNNNNNNNNNNNNNNNNNNNNNNNNNNNNNNNNNNNNNNNNNNNNNNNNNNNNNNNNNNNNNNNNNNNNNNNNNNNNNNNNNNNNNNNNNNNNNNNNNNNNNNNNNNNNNNNNNNNNNNNNNNNNNNNNNNNNNNNNNNNNNNNNNNNNNNNNNNNNNNNNNNNNNNNNNNNNNNNNNNNNNNNNNNNNNNNNNNNNNNNNNNNNNNNNNNNNNNNNNNNNNNNNNNNNNNNNNNNNNNNNNNNNNNNNNNNNNNNNNNNNNNNNNNNNNNNNNNNNNNNNNNNNNNNNNNNNNNNNNNNNNNNNNNNNNNNNNNNNNNNNNNNNNNNNNNNNNNNNNNNNNNNNNNNNNNNNNNNNNNNNNNNNNNNNNNNNNNNNNNNNNNNNNNNNNNNNNNNNNNNNNNNNNNNNNNNNNNNNNNNNNNNNNNNNNNNNNNNNNNNNNNNNNNNNNNNNNNNNNNNCATTTTTGACTTGACTTCTTTCCCCCAACAAGGTAAGGATATCATTTTCCTGATATTCCTTACTTCAAATTTACAAGGTCATTTTCCTGACCTTTACCGAACAGGTCACACACAATATTAATGACAACCaaaaatttttatttcctttatatttCTCAAACTATAAATTTGCTTACAAcaatcaactaaaataaaacttcaaatggGATATGTTCCACGTATTAGCAATCGGTTTTCCATCCAGGTGCTCCAATCGGTATGCTCCATTGTTCAAACTTTCTCGAACCCTGAACGATCCCTCCCAGTTCGTCGCCAGCTTTCCATGACTCCCCTCTTTTCTGGCTGTTCCTGCCTTCCTCCAGACCAAGTCCCCTTCAAGCAATTGCCTTGGCCTAACCTTCGTATTATACCTTCGAGCCACTAACCTCTTCTGCGCCTCGACCCGAACGGCAGCCGCTTCTCTCCTTTCCTGAAGTACATCCAAATTTGCCCTTAACCCCTCATCATTTAGATTTTCATCCCTCATCCTCCTTCGCAAAGTAACTTCCCCCACCTCGACTGGCAACATAGCATCTGCCCCGTACATCAGATTAAATGGCGACTTCCCCGTTGCTCCGTGCGGCGAGCAGCGATAACCCCATAGTACCTGAGGCAACTCCTCTACCCATGTGCCTTTTGCCTCTCCTAGCCTCCTCTTCAACTCgttaatgataattttgttcATGGCTTCGGCCTGCCCGTTCGTCTGCGGGTGTTCGATAGAACTAGTTACCAGGGCTATCCCCCATTCCCTATAGAAAGCTATCAACTTCTTGTCAACAAACTGCCGCCCGTTGTCTGTCACTATTGTCTTAGGTAGCCCAAAACGACAAATAATCCTCCACACAAATTTCTGAACCTGAGACGCAGTAATTTTGGCCAACGGCTCAACCTCCACCCATTTAGTAAAGTAATCCACCGCTACCAATAAAAACTTCATATGTGCCCTCCCGGTCGGGAATGGCCCAAcaatgtccattccccattgtGCAAACGGCCATGGGGACACAATACCCTGCAACTCAGCTGCCGGTTCATGAGTTATATTCCCGTGCTTCTGGCAAGCCTTACACCGTCGGGTAAATGCCATGCAATCTTTTTCCAAGGAGGGCCAGAAAAACCCCGCCCGCAAAATCCTCGCCCGAAGGGCCTTTCCTCCTGTGTGTCTTCCACACACTCCTTCATGTAGTTCCCTCATCACGTACTCCGCTTCCCTTTCCTCCAAACACTTAAGCAGGGGCGAGACATAACCCCTTCGGTACAGATCATCCCCTACCAAGCAATACCTAGCTATCTTCTTATCATCACTCGGGCCAAGCGTCTCCCCCCTAGTCTGTTTACTTATCAGCCCGATAACCTCGTTCTTCCAGCTTTTGCTTTGTTCCCCAGTAACCACACTAAAACTCTCTATCGTTGGCCTAGTCACCACCTGTCTAATAACTGTTGACAATCCCCCCTTTGCATTCCCGCTCGCCAATTTTGCCAATCTGTTCGCTCTCTCATTCTCCGATCGGGGCACATATCGTAGCCGAAAATTCGCGAAAGCTGCTTCTAATCTTTTCACCCTATTGAAATACTGCAAGAGTTGATCATCCTTCACTTGAAAAGCTTGTCCCTCCACCAACTGCGAGTCGGTTCGGCATTCCAAACAACTCGCCCCTAAATCCCTAGCCAGCTCCAATCCTGCTATCAAGGCTTCATATTCCGCCTGATTGTTACTTACCTTAAACTGGAAGGCCAACGACTGTTCTATTAAGATCCCGTTTGGTCCTTCTAATACTACCCCCGCTCCTCCCCCACGCTTGTTAGAAGATCCATCGACGGACAGCTGCCACCAATATGCCTCCGGTTCACTTGACAATTCTCCCGCAAAATCCGCAAGATGTTGTCCTCGAATGGACCCCCTCGGCTCGAACTTTAATCCAAACTCCGACAACTCTACCGACCAGCTTATCATTCTCCCCGCCAAGTCCGGTTTTCGCAAAATTTTGGCAATCGGGTAATCCGTCCGGACGATCACTTGATGCCCTTGGAAATAAGGCCTTAGGCGCCGAGCGGCATATACCAATGCCAGAGCCACCTTCTCCAACTGCTGATATCTCTTTTCGGCATCCTTAAGACTTCTACTAACAAAGTATACCAGCTTGAATTGAGGGGTTTCTTGGACCAACGCAGCACTTATAGCTTCTTCCGTTGTTGCTAAAAAGACCTAT from Vigna radiata var. radiata cultivar VC1973A chromosome 9, Vradiata_ver6, whole genome shotgun sequence carries:
- the LOC111242562 gene encoding uncharacterized protein LOC111242562, yielding MEKHQAFARALARKNQRSGHVTIPSSSTAIPTSFAPPPPLSASKTDDSKPIVISSAPKTKGRKRSAQEKTPSPTKRKRNSDALLTGPLDPNIHVSDRLEFNLTPEEREPFKKLTPSKASDMAYELLSRAGICLNYDVGTTKPLLVSELEISNKKLEKPQEDVALLTEGLEKANKKAEDDRAKAAASLLKSQNEVKRLQQSVDSLSLSLQQSSNQIKQLTSKKAATIADRDKSLVDFATLEDELCEERQRGFEQGIAQCHYFFKCPLQHEGFHIMKILVDGQLVDISPQPSTEVASAPDQAAPNDAPLVPDTTED
- the LOC106774264 gene encoding protein SUPPRESSOR OF npr1-1, CONSTITUTIVE 1-like isoform X1; translation: MEFASSSSLSSSSSSFLTSEPHFIHDVFINFGGEDIGRRFVSHLHSVLLQSQVKTFISQENLHDEGMKLEEHMRAIGHTKITIIVFSKSYTESACSLLELEKIIECHETFGQIVLPVFHEIDPLDVRHQKDDFGKALEDTAHRSYSGEQLQHARSRWSSALNRVAGMTGWDVRHFGHDAALVDVIVNRVKTLLDYRDLFITSYPVGLESRVEDVIKCIENQSTKVCMIGIWGMGGSGKTTLAKAIYNRIYRKFIGKSFIENIRKVWDLKYEKYVLLQEYLLSDVLESKLKVKSVGMGRTMIQNEFSRKKLLIVLDDVNEFGQLENLCGRREWFGQGTVIIITTRDFHLLNQLKVNYVYEMDLLNENESLELFSSLAFGDAKAKEDFSELSRNVVAYCGGLPLALEVLGAYLFDQTSKRVWEGVLSILEKIPNKEVQRKLRISFDSLSNDMEKDILLDVCCFFIGKDRGYVTEILNGCELCADVGIPVLIERSLIKVEKNNKLGMHPLLQEMGREIIRENSRKDPGKHSRLWSQKEVVEVLTKNTGTEAIEGLVLKMDLTSRDCFKTDSFKKMERLRLLQLHHVQLDGNYAYLSKQLKWISWHGFPSNSLPNSFCMNDVIAIDLKYSHLRFVWKQSQDLKWLKFLNLSHSMYLRETPDFSRLPSLEQLILKDCPSLLGIHKSIGDLCNILLINLKDCTSLSNLPKEIYKLKSVKTFILSGCSKIDKLEEDIAQMESLTTLIADNTAVKQVPVSIVTSKSIGYISLCGFEGLARNVFPSIILSWMSPTMNPLLFMRPFSGTSCSLVSMNTQDNTLSELAPMLRSLPNLRSVLLRYETESQLSKDVETFLVERAVNVAELGISRHHLRSSLIGVGSYKAFFEILNDRISKGLVTNEASEVSLPIDNKPYWLAHIGEGQSVFFTVPEDCGMKGMTLCIVYLSNPEIKPTECLTSVLIANYTKRSLQIHRQETVISFNDEDWQEIISHLAGGDKVEIFVTFGHDLVVKKTAVYLMYGESKDIEIELTNCESNGVEIEPPHCESIVSKMRQYVYQMILKVC
- the LOC106774264 gene encoding protein SUPPRESSOR OF npr1-1, CONSTITUTIVE 1-like isoform X2 is translated as MEFASSSSLSSSSSSFLTSEPHFIHDVFINFGGEDIGRRFVSHLHSVLLQSQVKTFISQENLHDEGMKLEEHMRAIGHTKITIIVFSKSYTESACSLLELEKIIECHETFGQIVLPVFHEIDPLDVRHQKDDFGKALEDTAHRSYSGEQLQHARSRWSSALNRVAGMTGWDVRHFGHDAALVDVIVNRVKTLLDYRDLFITSYPVGLESRVEDVIKCIENQSTKVCMIGIWGMGGSEYLLSDVLESKLKVKSVGMGRTMIQNEFSRKKLLIVLDDVNEFGQLENLCGRREWFGQGTVIIITTRDFHLLNQLKVNYVYEMDLLNENESLELFSSLAFGDAKAKEDFSELSRNVVAYCGGLPLALEVLGAYLFDQTSKRVWEGVLSILEKIPNKEVQRKLRISFDSLSNDMEKDILLDVCCFFIGKDRGYVTEILNGCELCADVGIPVLIERSLIKVEKNNKLGMHPLLQEMGREIIRENSRKDPGKHSRLWSQKEVVEVLTKNTGTEAIEGLVLKMDLTSRDCFKTDSFKKMERLRLLQLHHVQLDGNYAYLSKQLKWISWHGFPSNSLPNSFCMNDVIAIDLKYSHLRFVWKQSQDLKWLKFLNLSHSMYLRETPDFSRLPSLEQLILKDCPSLLGIHKSIGDLCNILLINLKDCTSLSNLPKEIYKLKSVKTFILSGCSKIDKLEEDIAQMESLTTLIADNTAVKQVPVSIVTSKSIGYISLCGFEGLARNVFPSIILSWMSPTMNPLLFMRPFSGTSCSLVSMNTQDNTLSELAPMLRSLPNLRSVLLRYETESQLSKDVETFLVERAVNVAELGISRHHLRSSLIGVGSYKAFFEILNDRISKGLVTNEASEVSLPIDNKPYWLAHIGEGQSVFFTVPEDCGMKGMTLCIVYLSNPEIKPTECLTSVLIANYTKRSLQIHRQETVISFNDEDWQEIISHLAGGDKVEIFVTFGHDLVVKKTAVYLMYGESKDIEIELTNCESNGVEIEPPHCESIVSKMRQYVYQMILKVC